From a single Marinobacter sp. THAF197a genomic region:
- a CDS encoding alpha/beta hydrolase, with amino-acid sequence MLWILLAVVALIVLSTFLLFRVHDLSHYDGGDWAVREVAPNPAHDEVMERIKDMGRASRGLKGKARLIALRNHLDSLGEGVEVKSEIRHSEHPRGEWVIAPGADTRRRVLYIHGGAWAAGSPRSHRAITDRFSQLANAAVFALDYRLMPEHRFMDGIRDCRQAYTWLLNHGPAGEEKAAFMVVAGDSAGGSHTLSLLAWIRDNGVRQADAAIALSPSTDLTLTAPSNRENIRTDPLLGPVFGGLSKIPLPVLWWGTLAAFRISPTNPVASPLRGNLNDLPPTLIHASSTEMLLDNATRYAAKARAEGSPVQLHTWQNMVHVWHIFSPLLPEAEQAFEDIGEFLSQVEKQHA; translated from the coding sequence ATGCTCTGGATTCTGCTCGCTGTCGTTGCGCTCATCGTTCTCTCAACCTTCTTGCTGTTCCGGGTGCATGACCTTTCCCATTACGATGGCGGTGACTGGGCGGTGCGGGAAGTGGCTCCGAACCCCGCCCACGACGAGGTGATGGAACGCATCAAAGACATGGGGCGAGCGTCCCGGGGCCTGAAGGGCAAAGCCCGCCTGATTGCACTCAGGAACCATCTGGACAGTCTCGGTGAAGGTGTGGAGGTTAAATCCGAGATTCGCCATAGCGAGCACCCCCGGGGCGAATGGGTGATTGCACCCGGTGCCGATACCCGCCGCCGGGTGCTCTACATTCACGGTGGCGCCTGGGCCGCAGGAAGCCCCCGCAGTCATCGCGCCATTACCGACCGGTTCTCGCAACTGGCCAATGCGGCGGTGTTTGCGTTGGATTACCGATTGATGCCGGAACACCGTTTTATGGACGGCATTCGCGACTGCCGCCAGGCCTATACCTGGCTGCTGAACCACGGCCCGGCTGGCGAAGAGAAGGCGGCGTTCATGGTAGTAGCGGGCGATTCTGCCGGCGGTAGCCATACCCTGTCTCTGCTGGCCTGGATTCGGGATAACGGGGTGCGCCAGGCCGATGCCGCTATTGCCCTGTCACCGTCCACCGACCTCACCCTGACCGCCCCCAGCAACCGGGAAAATATCCGTACCGATCCCTTACTTGGGCCGGTTTTCGGGGGCTTGTCGAAGATTCCGCTACCGGTACTCTGGTGGGGTACCCTGGCGGCGTTTCGAATTTCCCCCACCAATCCCGTGGCGTCGCCCCTGCGCGGAAACCTTAACGACTTGCCGCCCACGCTGATTCACGCCAGCAGCACGGAGATGCTGCTGGACAACGCCACCCGATATGCCGCCAAAGCCCGGGCCGAAGGCTCACCGGTACAACTTCACACATGGCAGAACATGGTCCATGTATGGCACATCTTCTCCCCCCTGTTGCCGGAAGCGGAACAAGCCTTTGAAGACATCGGGGAGTTTCTGAGCCAGGTGGAGAAACAACACGCCTGA
- a CDS encoding DUF2007 domain-containing protein, which translates to MQIAYRARDITEAHIVAGMLEANGIDAYVGGHYLQGAMGEIGAAGFSNVHVDDDDVYRARVLIDEYESDRAVAASQRDEQDKPDHYARWFIVAIVALVWFLWRF; encoded by the coding sequence TTGCAAATAGCCTATCGGGCCCGGGATATCACCGAGGCACACATTGTTGCCGGCATGTTGGAGGCCAATGGCATCGACGCCTATGTGGGTGGGCACTACCTGCAGGGTGCGATGGGGGAAATTGGTGCTGCCGGGTTCAGCAATGTTCATGTGGACGATGATGATGTTTACCGAGCCAGAGTTCTGATTGATGAGTACGAATCCGACCGGGCGGTAGCTGCCTCGCAACGCGATGAGCAGGACAAGCCGGATCATTATGCTCGCTGGTTTATTGTTGCAATCGTTGCTTTGGTCTGGTTTCTGTGGCGATTTTGA
- a CDS encoding CobW family GTP-binding protein: MSDPVRPVPTNLILGFLGVGKTTAILDLLRQKPEGEVWAVLVNEFGEVGIDGAILETEGAVVREIPGGCMCCVAGLPMQIGLNQLIARAKPDRLLIEPTGLGHPSQILDTLTGEYYQDVLKLGPVITLVDPRKLEDPRVLDNVQFRDQVAAADILVANKTDLCTDNQVHAFDQWAARLAPEGRPVYHTNHGHLSVGWLDGTAALPEVSEPHAHHHHHGKIVDTPPPSVDESPWQLVTNRGQGHNSIGWRIHPELMLEENAILAMAMDDRLLRFKAVVHTRDGWRVVNVVDGAVTILPGEPRELSRVELISAEALDASEMDQLLRAAAGLTDQD; encoded by the coding sequence ATGTCTGATCCCGTCCGTCCTGTTCCTACCAATCTGATCCTTGGTTTTCTTGGTGTAGGCAAAACCACCGCCATCCTTGATTTGCTCCGTCAGAAGCCGGAAGGCGAGGTTTGGGCGGTTCTGGTGAACGAGTTTGGTGAGGTTGGGATCGACGGCGCCATCCTGGAGACCGAGGGAGCCGTGGTAAGGGAAATTCCCGGCGGCTGCATGTGTTGTGTTGCCGGCCTGCCCATGCAGATTGGCCTAAACCAGCTGATTGCCCGGGCCAAGCCCGACCGGCTGTTGATCGAACCCACCGGTCTTGGCCATCCCTCCCAGATTCTGGATACCCTGACGGGCGAGTATTATCAGGACGTCTTGAAACTGGGCCCGGTGATTACCCTGGTTGACCCCCGTAAACTGGAAGACCCGAGGGTGCTGGACAACGTTCAGTTCCGGGACCAGGTGGCGGCGGCGGATATATTGGTCGCGAACAAGACGGACTTGTGCACAGACAACCAGGTGCACGCATTTGATCAATGGGCGGCCCGACTTGCACCGGAAGGCCGTCCGGTGTATCACACCAACCATGGCCACCTTTCGGTTGGCTGGCTTGATGGCACGGCCGCGTTACCCGAGGTGTCTGAGCCCCATGCGCACCATCACCACCATGGCAAGATCGTGGATACCCCGCCACCGTCAGTTGATGAGAGCCCATGGCAATTGGTCACTAACCGGGGGCAAGGGCACAATAGTATAGGCTGGCGGATTCATCCGGAGTTGATGCTGGAGGAAAATGCGATACTGGCGATGGCCATGGATGACCGGCTGCTGCGCTTCAAGGCCGTTGTTCATACCCGGGATGGCTGGCGTGTTGTGAACGTTGTGGACGGCGCGGTTACTATCCTGCCCGGCGAGCCCAGGGAGCTTTCCCGGGTGGAATTGATTTCAGCCGAGGCACTGGATGCCTCGGAAATGGACCAGCTGCTGCGGGCCGCAGCAGGGCTGACCGACCAGGATTAA
- a CDS encoding DUF6160 family protein has product MKSLKKTALVLAMAGLPFAAQADLKPLDDARMGNITGQAGVTIELETRVDIGEFRYTDEGSLSIKDIKIGGANRTDLFEEITDFRDALFGQTSDLIDNIKIDIDIADDGDALIDIFPITAAPIDFGISTGDWTLEGHTDSTLLASNFNMVGAFTKVGIRVDTATDTLNLNTQVGISELNVDFDFLALGIRGLKMTGADYMGTRLDGSAANPGVLTLGATIDLDVYKGTRLGGAGDALAIDLNTFAADMSIDQVLVGGTSIGSVMMDNLVVQDTTMRIYGH; this is encoded by the coding sequence ATGAAAAGCCTGAAAAAAACTGCGTTAGTGCTGGCCATGGCGGGCTTGCCGTTTGCCGCACAAGCCGACCTCAAGCCTCTTGACGACGCCCGTATGGGCAACATCACCGGTCAGGCCGGTGTCACCATTGAGCTGGAAACCCGGGTGGACATCGGCGAATTCCGGTATACCGATGAAGGCTCACTGTCCATCAAAGACATCAAGATTGGTGGTGCCAACCGTACAGATCTGTTCGAGGAAATCACCGATTTCCGCGACGCCCTGTTCGGTCAGACCAGTGATCTGATCGACAACATCAAGATCGACATCGACATCGCGGATGACGGTGACGCACTGATCGACATCTTCCCGATCACTGCGGCGCCGATCGATTTCGGTATCAGCACCGGTGACTGGACGCTGGAGGGCCATACCGATTCGACCTTGCTGGCCAGCAACTTCAACATGGTTGGCGCTTTCACCAAAGTCGGCATCCGCGTTGATACCGCCACCGATACCCTTAACCTGAACACCCAGGTGGGCATCTCCGAGCTGAACGTTGATTTCGACTTCCTGGCCCTGGGCATCCGTGGTCTGAAGATGACCGGCGCTGACTACATGGGCACCCGGCTCGATGGCTCAGCGGCGAACCCGGGCGTTCTGACTCTTGGCGCCACCATTGATCTGGACGTGTACAAGGGTACCCGCCTGGGTGGTGCCGGCGACGCCCTGGCCATCGATCTGAACACCTTCGCGGCAGATATGTCGATTGACCAGGTGCTGGTGGGCGGCACCTCTATCGGCTCGGTGATGATGGACAACCTGGTGGTTCAAGACACCACCATGCGCATCTACGGCCATTAA
- a CDS encoding choice-of-anchor D domain-containing protein: MKLRNLNTSVRKLGPAVAAAALMAGGASNVAAEPVSIELAFECPFPLIGTQPIRAQISADIPTVANVGEPTPQFEVTAITVVNDDARTGLKLVGSETVEGIATSFNTVVTANRSLDQIVELTIPPTFIPNVSGEFDVPASGLAPEVLFTEDDIGEAEIRVGGLTLDLTARTPNGAIAPAPIGEILTDCVQLPDQDNLLQTILVSGEVSETPRIGVNREDLAFGNVQAGLTAEQTVTVTNTGNAALGINNVTISGTDADAFLQANNCASLAPSESCDVNVTFAPSTEGTRNATLTIESTDADNPAVDVALTGRGVLAPTPEIGVNPDAVDLGRIQLGQSASAEVTISNSGNETLLIDSIALEGAGAADFGQTNNCTTIAANASCTVELSYTANVVGMSNANLVIRSDDPETPEVSVPVSAEAFEQTGSELELLLGLEGSTFIKSSGGTLPLNGSIATLLDLAAGTFEADLELEPTYGNFSIKLLFSRLNASANVEFEQADVTTGTLINGKLTANSQLYVKVPKVAIKILGLPLRVGGGSECQTREPVSIDLASVEGSNFSPATGGTVSGVYDLPALENCGLLTSLLNQFLTGSGNTIELELTPEL, translated from the coding sequence ATGAAACTCAGGAACCTCAATACGAGTGTCCGCAAGCTCGGCCCGGCCGTTGCGGCAGCGGCTTTGATGGCCGGTGGTGCCAGCAACGTAGCCGCAGAGCCGGTATCCATTGAACTGGCGTTCGAATGCCCGTTCCCCCTGATCGGAACCCAACCCATCCGCGCCCAGATCAGCGCAGACATTCCCACAGTGGCCAACGTTGGTGAGCCCACCCCGCAGTTTGAAGTCACCGCCATTACCGTGGTGAACGACGACGCCCGCACCGGGCTCAAGCTGGTTGGCTCGGAAACGGTCGAAGGCATCGCAACCAGCTTCAACACCGTGGTAACCGCCAATCGCAGTCTGGACCAGATTGTCGAACTGACGATTCCGCCCACATTCATTCCTAACGTAAGCGGCGAATTCGATGTTCCAGCCTCTGGCCTGGCGCCTGAAGTACTCTTTACCGAAGACGATATCGGCGAGGCTGAGATTCGCGTTGGCGGGCTGACCCTTGACCTGACAGCCCGCACCCCGAATGGCGCTATTGCGCCAGCGCCCATTGGCGAAATCCTCACCGATTGTGTGCAACTCCCGGATCAGGACAACCTGCTGCAAACCATTCTGGTTAGCGGTGAGGTGTCCGAAACTCCACGTATTGGCGTGAACCGGGAAGACCTGGCCTTCGGAAACGTGCAGGCCGGTTTGACTGCTGAACAAACCGTCACCGTTACCAACACGGGCAATGCTGCGCTGGGCATCAACAACGTTACCATCAGCGGCACCGACGCCGACGCATTCCTGCAGGCCAACAACTGCGCAAGCCTGGCTCCGAGTGAGTCCTGTGACGTGAACGTGACCTTCGCCCCAAGCACCGAAGGCACTCGCAATGCAACCCTCACTATCGAGTCAACCGATGCCGACAACCCTGCGGTTGATGTGGCACTGACCGGCCGTGGCGTACTGGCTCCGACACCGGAAATCGGCGTTAATCCCGACGCTGTTGATCTGGGCCGAATCCAGCTGGGCCAGAGCGCATCAGCTGAAGTGACCATCAGCAACAGCGGTAATGAAACCCTGCTGATTGACAGCATTGCACTTGAAGGCGCCGGCGCTGCAGACTTTGGTCAAACCAACAACTGTACAACCATTGCCGCCAACGCAAGCTGTACCGTTGAATTGAGCTATACCGCCAACGTGGTGGGTATGAGCAACGCCAACCTGGTGATCCGTTCAGACGACCCCGAGACACCGGAAGTCAGCGTTCCCGTCTCCGCCGAAGCCTTTGAGCAAACCGGTTCCGAACTTGAGCTGCTGCTCGGCCTGGAAGGCTCCACCTTCATCAAGTCCTCAGGCGGCACCCTGCCCCTGAACGGTTCCATTGCCACCCTGCTGGATCTGGCGGCGGGCACCTTCGAAGCCGATCTGGAACTGGAGCCAACGTATGGCAACTTCTCTATCAAACTGCTTTTCAGCAGGCTGAATGCCTCAGCCAATGTTGAATTTGAACAGGCAGACGTCACTACCGGCACGCTGATCAACGGCAAGCTCACCGCCAACTCACAGCTGTACGTGAAAGTGCCCAAGGTGGCGATCAAGATCCTCGGCCTGCCGCTTCGGGTTGGTGGCGGTTCCGAGTGTCAGACTCGCGAGCCCGTCAGCATCGACCTCGCTTCGGTTGAAGGCTCCAACTTCTCTCCGGCTACCGGTGGCACCGTCAGCGGCGTCTACGACCTGCCGGCGCTTGAGAACTGCGGACTGCTAACCAGCCTTCTCAACCAGTTCCTCACCGGTTCCGGCAACACCATTGAACTGGAGTTGACCCCGGAACTGTAA
- a CDS encoding helix-turn-helix transcriptional regulator, whose product MDTLNSLALEVPIISARYAYRFIRFMESRGVKRHTILETTGVTEDMLQSPEASLSMNQVLAVLSKADWLMTDERAAFEFGQQLDLPSHGLLGFAVLGQENPRRLISMIVQYLRVGLPLMDMELASTGSTFRIRLMDTWGLGNLRPCLTKIYMGSIHRVSSQVCSHFSFQFDFPTAIPEEDWKRLAPGCEFEFNANVSQVTMPLNGLPIRKDDASLEFLVARTRHDRKQQTLEADETVMQVRELIMSQPGRPCTTENIARRLDISPRTLRQHLASAGTSFRQLRNDIRESFATLYLKDTNVPLESIAEKLGFSDQAGFTKAYRSWTGNTPGDVRRKARKKK is encoded by the coding sequence ATGGACACGTTGAACAGTCTTGCCCTGGAAGTGCCAATTATTTCGGCCCGCTATGCGTACCGGTTCATCCGTTTTATGGAGAGCCGGGGGGTGAAGCGCCACACCATTCTTGAAACCACCGGCGTTACTGAGGACATGCTCCAAAGCCCGGAGGCCAGCCTGTCGATGAACCAGGTTCTGGCGGTGCTCAGCAAAGCAGACTGGTTAATGACCGATGAACGAGCCGCCTTCGAATTCGGCCAGCAACTGGATCTCCCAAGCCATGGACTGCTGGGGTTTGCAGTGCTCGGCCAGGAGAATCCGCGGCGGTTGATCAGCATGATCGTACAGTATCTCCGGGTGGGGCTGCCGTTGATGGATATGGAACTGGCCTCCACGGGTTCCACCTTCCGAATCCGGCTGATGGATACCTGGGGGCTTGGAAACCTTCGTCCATGCCTGACCAAAATTTACATGGGCAGCATCCATCGGGTCTCCAGCCAGGTGTGCAGCCATTTCAGCTTCCAGTTCGACTTCCCCACCGCCATCCCCGAAGAGGACTGGAAACGGCTGGCGCCTGGCTGCGAGTTTGAATTCAACGCCAACGTAAGCCAGGTCACCATGCCGCTTAACGGACTACCAATCCGAAAAGACGACGCCAGCCTGGAATTCCTGGTGGCCCGCACCCGCCACGACCGCAAACAGCAAACCCTGGAGGCCGACGAAACGGTCATGCAGGTACGGGAACTGATCATGAGCCAGCCAGGCCGCCCCTGCACCACAGAGAACATTGCCCGGCGCCTGGACATCAGCCCCAGAACACTCAGGCAACATCTCGCCAGCGCAGGCACCTCGTTTCGCCAACTGAGAAACGACATCCGGGAAAGCTTTGCCACGCTGTACCTGAAAGACACCAATGTGCCTCTGGAATCCATTGCTGAAAAACTGGGCTTCAGTGATCAAGCCGGCTTCACCAAAGCCTATCGGTCATGGACCGGCAATACGCCCGGCGACGTTCGTCGCAAGGCCCGCAAAAAAAAGTGA
- a CDS encoding class I SAM-dependent methyltransferase produces the protein MLDGEEGQPLCPVCESGTLQPFRTVMEKRYLRCGQCLATVMAPECRLTAEEERAIYALHNNEPGDAGYRRFLSKLSEPLLARLVDGAKGLDFGCGPGPALADMMREAGFDMALYDPFFHPATSALEQQYDFITCTEVVEHLYRPAEVFRQLDSLLKPGGWLGIMTCFQTDDDRFDQWHYRRDPTHVVFYREQTFAWLAGHYGWQYEVPRKDVVLIRKPG, from the coding sequence ATGCTAGATGGTGAGGAAGGCCAGCCCCTGTGCCCGGTGTGTGAGTCCGGCACTTTGCAGCCGTTTCGCACGGTGATGGAGAAACGCTACCTGCGCTGCGGGCAATGCCTGGCAACAGTGATGGCCCCTGAGTGTCGCCTGACGGCGGAGGAAGAACGGGCCATATATGCGCTGCACAACAATGAACCCGGGGATGCCGGCTATCGCCGGTTTCTGTCGAAGCTGTCAGAGCCTCTGTTGGCGAGGCTGGTTGATGGGGCAAAGGGGCTGGATTTCGGCTGCGGCCCGGGGCCTGCGCTTGCGGACATGATGCGGGAGGCGGGTTTTGACATGGCGCTGTACGATCCGTTCTTCCACCCTGCCACGTCGGCCCTTGAGCAGCAGTACGATTTCATCACCTGTACCGAGGTGGTAGAGCACTTGTACCGCCCCGCTGAGGTGTTCAGGCAACTGGATTCGTTGCTCAAGCCGGGGGGCTGGCTGGGTATTATGACGTGCTTCCAGACCGACGATGATCGGTTTGATCAATGGCACTATCGGCGCGATCCGACGCACGTGGTGTTTTACCGGGAACAGACGTTCGCCTGGCTGGCGGGCCACTACGGTTGGCAGTATGAAGTGCCCCGTAAGGACGTGGTGCTGATTCGCAAGCCGGGCTAG
- a CDS encoding PA2778 family cysteine peptidase translates to MCHEPVLLRQLHSLTPSAPINKPSLAGRFAALLGLILLAGCASTPPWPESAAPAQPDSTIPGQALLDHVPFYPQEKFQCGPASLATMLNTQGLATDPEILKELVYLPGRQGSLQVEMVAGARSHDMVVYPLKPNLEAVLGEVNAGNPVLIMQNLRFNWWPQWHFAVVVGYDSEEEVLILNTDTRRHYRMPYKVFHATWNRADRWAVVVLPPDTLPATAETLPYLRAAHDLESTGHTRAAQQAYQAAEQQWPDQPAPIMAQGNLAYDQDNAEGAASHFLRAVNRFPGFSESWNNLAYALSAQSCPEQASKALACAASLNPERFGQAPELPKGTTGGSRSSCPSIPDCPADTIER, encoded by the coding sequence GTGTGCCACGAACCTGTTCTCCTTCGTCAATTGCATTCGTTGACACCCTCCGCCCCCATCAACAAGCCCAGCCTTGCCGGCAGGTTCGCAGCCCTTCTGGGTCTGATCCTGCTGGCAGGCTGTGCCAGCACACCGCCCTGGCCAGAGTCTGCCGCCCCTGCGCAACCGGACAGCACGATACCGGGCCAGGCATTGCTGGACCATGTGCCTTTTTACCCTCAGGAAAAGTTCCAGTGTGGGCCGGCCTCACTGGCAACCATGCTGAACACCCAGGGCCTGGCAACGGACCCGGAGATCCTGAAAGAACTGGTTTACCTGCCCGGCCGTCAGGGGTCACTGCAAGTTGAAATGGTCGCCGGCGCCCGCTCCCACGACATGGTGGTGTATCCACTGAAGCCCAACCTTGAGGCAGTGCTTGGCGAGGTGAATGCAGGCAACCCCGTTCTGATCATGCAGAACCTGAGGTTCAACTGGTGGCCACAATGGCACTTTGCGGTAGTGGTGGGCTACGACAGTGAAGAGGAAGTCCTGATTCTGAATACAGACACCCGGCGCCATTACCGGATGCCCTACAAGGTGTTTCACGCCACCTGGAACCGGGCCGACCGTTGGGCGGTGGTCGTTCTGCCGCCAGACACACTGCCAGCAACCGCGGAAACCCTGCCCTACCTGCGAGCGGCCCACGATCTGGAAAGCACCGGGCACACCCGGGCCGCTCAACAAGCCTACCAGGCCGCCGAACAGCAGTGGCCAGACCAACCCGCACCGATCATGGCCCAGGGTAACCTGGCATACGACCAGGACAATGCCGAGGGCGCGGCATCACACTTCCTGCGCGCCGTTAACCGCTTTCCCGGCTTCTCGGAGAGTTGGAATAACCTCGCTTACGCCCTGAGCGCCCAGTCTTGCCCGGAGCAGGCCAGCAAGGCTCTGGCCTGTGCGGCCAGCCTGAACCCGGAACGTTTTGGCCAGGCACCGGAGCTGCCAAAGGGCACAACCGGAGGCAGCCGAAGCTCGTGCCCGTCGATACCGGACTGCCCCGCTGACACGATAGAGCGCTAG
- a CDS encoding PA2779 family protein yields the protein MNSLRRHMKQLSLIMVILMSFATTFSVSAHAGMVGTGEMIQQQQTDLDRQQLLDMLDDQNVKDKLAQMGVSEAQVAERIQNLTPAELADFEQQLAEAPAGEGVVGVIVLFLLVFIITDMLCATNLFSFVNCIR from the coding sequence ATGAACAGCCTGAGACGTCACATGAAGCAGCTTTCCCTGATCATGGTCATCTTGATGTCGTTCGCAACCACCTTCTCCGTCTCGGCCCATGCCGGCATGGTGGGCACGGGCGAGATGATTCAGCAGCAACAGACCGACCTTGACCGCCAGCAACTGCTGGACATGCTCGATGACCAGAACGTGAAGGACAAACTGGCGCAGATGGGCGTCAGCGAAGCTCAGGTTGCCGAACGTATCCAGAACCTGACACCGGCCGAGCTGGCAGACTTTGAACAACAGCTGGCTGAGGCCCCCGCCGGGGAAGGCGTTGTTGGCGTTATCGTGCTGTTCCTTCTGGTATTCATCATCACCGACATGCTGTGTGCCACGAACCTGTTCTCCTTCGTCAATTGCATTCGTTGA
- a CDS encoding phospholipase D family protein gives MPIRWNEPTMILKFIVGVVLLSLIGLGLWHSFKTLPPGIRYQGDAAPLEDAELLTDTTRHFSDGQSTLDHEIFDEIFRLIEQAETFILLDMFLFNSTGPEDIHVRPLAEQLTQALLERKNAQPGMDIVLISDPLNTFYGGTHSPHFEALSAAGIEVVVTDLEPLRDSNPAWSSLWRLCCRWLGNNPDGGWLPNALGNQPATIRSYLALPNFKANHRKLLVTDEGDRFRAVVTSANPHNGSSRHSNIGLAFSGPAVVDVIRSEQAVIRMSGADTSTLERWLARMTQGSQLPDHSKGTIRLLTESAIRDAALDMINRSQQGEQLDMAMFYLSHRPIINGLLEAQRRGVEIRLLLDANKDAFGHEKNGIPNRPVALELHQAGIPVRWCNTKGEQCHSKLVIYRGQNEQIELLLGSANFTRRNLDDLNLESNVWLAVHQGAPVAQKANAFFNDYWTHGPDNEQTLSLPYSAWADHSSLKYWQYRVMEATGLSTF, from the coding sequence ATGCCCATTCGATGGAACGAACCCACCATGATCCTCAAGTTCATTGTCGGCGTTGTCCTGCTCAGCCTGATCGGCCTTGGCCTATGGCATTCCTTCAAAACCCTGCCGCCCGGCATTCGCTACCAAGGCGATGCCGCACCGCTGGAAGACGCTGAACTGCTGACAGACACCACCCGCCATTTCAGTGACGGGCAGTCAACACTGGATCATGAGATATTCGATGAGATCTTCCGGCTGATCGAACAGGCGGAAACCTTTATCTTGCTGGACATGTTCCTGTTCAACAGTACCGGCCCCGAGGACATCCACGTTCGCCCCCTGGCCGAACAGCTCACCCAGGCTTTGCTTGAGCGTAAGAATGCTCAACCAGGCATGGATATTGTTCTGATTTCAGACCCCTTGAACACCTTTTACGGGGGCACCCACTCACCTCACTTTGAAGCACTGTCTGCCGCTGGCATTGAGGTCGTTGTCACTGATCTGGAACCGCTGCGCGACAGCAACCCGGCCTGGTCATCCCTATGGCGATTGTGTTGCCGGTGGCTGGGCAACAACCCGGATGGTGGCTGGCTGCCCAATGCCCTGGGCAACCAACCCGCCACCATCCGAAGCTACCTGGCGCTACCGAATTTCAAAGCCAATCACCGAAAGCTGCTGGTGACCGACGAAGGCGACCGGTTCCGGGCGGTTGTCACCTCCGCAAACCCCCACAACGGCAGCAGCCGGCATAGCAATATCGGGCTGGCCTTCAGTGGCCCTGCGGTTGTGGATGTCATCCGAAGCGAACAGGCGGTTATCCGGATGTCTGGTGCCGATACCAGCACACTCGAGCGCTGGCTGGCACGGATGACTCAAGGTAGCCAGCTGCCCGACCATTCAAAGGGCACCATCCGGCTTCTTACCGAGTCCGCTATCCGGGACGCCGCTCTGGATATGATCAATCGGAGCCAGCAAGGCGAGCAGCTAGACATGGCCATGTTCTATCTGTCGCACCGCCCGATCATCAATGGACTGCTGGAGGCACAGCGCAGGGGCGTCGAGATTCGCCTGCTGCTGGACGCCAACAAGGATGCCTTTGGCCACGAGAAAAACGGCATTCCCAATCGGCCGGTTGCCCTTGAACTGCATCAAGCCGGCATTCCGGTACGCTGGTGCAACACCAAGGGCGAGCAATGCCACAGCAAACTTGTCATCTACCGGGGGCAGAATGAGCAAATCGAACTGCTGCTGGGCTCCGCCAACTTTACCCGCCGTAATCTGGATGACCTGAATCTTGAATCCAACGTGTGGCTGGCCGTGCATCAGGGTGCCCCTGTCGCGCAAAAAGCCAATGCCTTCTTTAACGACTACTGGACACACGGCCCGGACAACGAACAGACCCTGAGCCTTCCCTATTCAGCCTGGGCTGATCACTCCAGTCTGAAGTACTGGCAATACAGGGTTATGGAAGCCACGGGGCTCTCTACATTCTGA
- a CDS encoding glutamine amidotransferase: MAGTEAPHKARVVILKTGSTYPQIRDQFGDFDAWFSRALSSQLELTIADVTQAPPPGQPGDWNGIVITGSPAMVSERAAWSETTAAWVRQAVEAGVPLLGVCYGHQLLAHALGGKVDYHPDGRETGTQAVTLFDSAQDDPLFSQLPKQFPAQLTHKQSVIELPPGAVLLGRSTFEPHQAFRVGKNAWGVQFHPEFDEQIMKAYLEVQYPDLETEGLDANALLSSVQPAPEASQLLRLFADWVMKQQH, translated from the coding sequence ATGGCTGGAACAGAAGCACCCCACAAAGCCCGCGTGGTGATCCTGAAAACCGGGTCTACCTACCCGCAGATCAGGGATCAGTTCGGGGACTTTGATGCCTGGTTTTCGCGGGCGCTTTCCAGCCAATTAGAACTCACGATTGCAGACGTCACTCAAGCACCGCCGCCTGGGCAACCTGGCGACTGGAACGGGATCGTCATTACCGGTTCACCGGCGATGGTGAGCGAGCGTGCGGCCTGGAGTGAAACGACGGCAGCGTGGGTTCGGCAAGCGGTTGAAGCGGGCGTTCCGCTTCTGGGCGTATGCTATGGGCATCAATTATTGGCCCACGCGCTTGGCGGCAAAGTGGATTATCACCCAGACGGCCGGGAGACCGGCACCCAGGCGGTAACCCTGTTTGACAGCGCCCAGGACGACCCACTGTTCAGCCAGCTGCCGAAACAGTTCCCGGCCCAGCTGACCCACAAACAGTCGGTAATAGAACTGCCACCGGGCGCTGTGCTTTTGGGCCGCTCCACCTTTGAACCCCATCAGGCCTTCCGGGTTGGCAAGAATGCCTGGGGCGTTCAGTTTCATCCGGAATTCGACGAACAGATTATGAAAGCCTATCTGGAAGTCCAGTACCCTGATCTTGAGACCGAAGGCCTGGACGCAAACGCCTTGCTGAGTTCCGTTCAGCCAGCACCCGAGGCCAGCCAATTGCTCCGGCTTTTCGCCGACTGGGTGATGAAACAGCAGCACTGA